The genomic stretch ATAGAGACTCCAAAATGATTTCCCCTGTCGGGTGGATTAGGTTGATAATGAATCGGAgccaaaagataaaagaaatttcATATAATAAAATGCTCTCTTCCATCCGGTGAAACCACATTGCAGTTATGTCAACTGCAATGATTTAAGTTAGGATGTCAATTCACATTAAAATCCCTGTACAAAGTATTATCTTATTCTCTTGAATAGTTCTAACACGATGAATCTCTTAAAAACATGGTGTTTCCAAATCTTTCTATATCTTAAGAAGTTTTGATGAATTTGGCTCAGTGGTGATAAGTTAGAGAAGCAATAGAAAAATTGCACAAGCAAGTTGGTCTAATTGTGGGATGGCACTTGAACTTGAAGGAAGGTTTTTGAATCAAAAGTTCTATTCTTagaattttgttgttttattggAAGAAAGTTTTGGAGGTCAACTATGGAGTTGCATCCCCTTGCCCTGTCCCATCTTCATTAAGACTTACACGCCAATTTGTCTTGCCATATAGAATTCAGAATTCTACAGGATcggtcaatatatatatattgaactGAGTGACTTTGTTTAGCTTCCAGAGTGATGGTAAAAAAGCATCACAGGAgacaaatgttattttttttttatttctaaaaaaaatcaactttttatttcaaaattcatcCAAAAAACACCCTATGTGATTCTAACCATTTACAACAGCAATTACCAggcttaatcccactaggcaGGACCAGCTGCATGAATTTGAGTtttccaaccatctctatccgTGTGATTCTAACCGTTTGAAGCTGAAAAATCTTCATGCTTTATGTAGAGTGCTATTTAGTAACCAAATTTAACCATATAGCATACTGGATTGGtgtaaaatttgtttgtttgttttcaaGCTTTTCGAAGAATAATTTCGAATGGTGCATAATAGAGAATAATGTGTATCCAAGTAACTTCTAGGGAGCTAGGGAACTCATTGATGTTGGCTTTAATCTGTGGACTCTGCTATTATGATGATTGCTCAATTAGTTTAAAGACTGAAGTCACTCAACTTCCTAGCATTTGTTACTCCCATGGCTAGGATACCATCTCTTTTGAGCATTTTGATTCTCCAATTTTGCCAACTGCCTTGTGAATCCCATTTCTTGGATATCTGCATGCTTCCTACCTTCAATCGTTTGAAACCAGATGCAGAGAGCTTTTGAACTTTCGAGAACCTAAGTCGTGATCAATACAGACCTACAGGGAGTTATTTTGTTGAAGATCCTTTCGGGATCAGTGATTTTTAACACGAGGTTGTTAGTAATCTTTATCTACTTTATGTTGATATTTGAGTCAAATCATATGTTCCCTGATTGATGCTTCTGTGTGAATAACCAGGAATACAAAGAGAAGTTAATTGTTGTCAAGATTGACCATGATGTTAATCCTCGACTGATTGAGAAGTACAAAGTTTATGGCTTGCCAACACtgattttcttcaaaaatgGTCAAGAGGTGCCAGGAAGCAGGAGGGAAGGTGCAATTACAAAGGTACAGCTTAAGGAGTATGTTGATGCCCTTTTGGAGTCCGTATCTGTTACTTGAGATCTCTTTCATTTGTTACCAAATGCAGTATCATTGATATTTGATCATCTAGACAAACTAGCAAAGTTTGGACTGGAGCCTTCAcctgttttattttttgtgtacaATATGGTATGTAATTCTGTAATTCCATTTGGTTTTTATAGTCGATCTGTTCGATATGTAAGTTCTTGGATATGAAGACATCGACAAATTTGTATGAAATAAGATTACAAAGTTTGCTTGTCCTTCAAGTTATGTTTCCTGTAACTAAAAAACTTCTATGGACTTCCAGTTTAGCCTATTTTACATCCAAGCAGCACGTTAAGAAACACTTTCTATTGAAACATGGGAAAACTAAAAGAAAGGATTAATGTTTGTTATGAACAAGCAACAGGGAAGAGGGGGACATGGGGGCTTTACCTCTTAAATAGCTAAACAATTTAAGAACCAACCAACATAATCATCGCTAATCTTTCCTATCTCTTAACAATACACAGTCCTCCACAAATTAGAGGAGGCAGAAGTTCTTCTCTTCAAAGAAGGCATGTCTTCTATTATTCAGGTATGCGCTAGTAACCTTAATGTTAGCCTCTTGATTATGTACTCTAAATTTGTCAGCAGTATGAAGAAAACTAAGTAGTATGAAGAAAACTAAAGCTAATGATAATCCTTCTTGATACTTTCATTATTATGTATAACGATCATGGTGCCCTGAACCTGTTGTCACTCTAAACATTACACCGTATCATTCCAGGAGCACCATCTGGAATGTACTTTCCCCAGTACCAATGTGACTTCCAAACTCGATTCATCTCTTCAATTGGGATATTCTTAGTTTCAGGCAAGAAAAAGTATATGAACAATGTCATGACGATATCAAAACCTGCAAAGCAGAAGAAGAGGCCAAATTTGATGTGGCAGAGCATGGAGAGGAAGGAATGAGCAATGATAAAGGTGAAGAGCATGTTGACAGAGACGGTGATGGCTTGCCCGGCTGATCGGATCTCAAGAGGGAACACTTCACTGGGTACCAACCACGCCAGAGGACCCCAAGACCATGCAAAGCCACCTACATATAAACAGATCAAGACCAACACAATATCTGAAGTCCCTTTCGACATGGTGCCTCCCCAGAAACCCCGAAGGTAAGGGCCAGGATTATTCCTACACCAACCTGTAATTtagtgaatatgttattgagaaatattaatacTCTATACTCTGggagttaaaaatttaatcccTAGAACAGTGTtgtttttttttgcttacctCGCAAATGAACATTTGAATACCACCCTCAAGAAACAACATCCTTCTGCCAAACTTGTCAACCACATAAATAGAAACTGCTGTAGCCAAGACATTGACGGTGCCAGTCACAACAGCAGACATGAGTGAGGCATCATCACCAAAGCCTAGTGTCTTGAAAAGAACGGGAGCATAGAACATGATCACGTTGATTCCTGTGAGCTGCTGGAAAAATGGAATCAGGAAGGCCACAGCGAGCTGTGGCTTATATCTCTCTTGAAAGTTGTTCCTCCAGGGGTGTTGTACCTGCTTTGACTCATTACTTGCATCAACAAGATCCTGAAACTCCTCCCCAACATTCTCTGTTCCCCGGATTTTCTGCAACATGCTCCTTGCCTTGTCTATATCGCCTCTCTCAATTAGGGAATTGGGAGTGTCTGGTAGGAAGAAAGCTCCAACCGTCATGATTAATGCAGGCACAGCTGCAAGTGCTAATGAAATTCTCCAGCCATGCCCACCCTTGATTTTGGCTGTGCCGAAGTTGATAAGATTTGCTGTTAGTATCCCTATTGTAACGGCCATTTGAAAGCCAATGTTAAGTGCCCCTCTTAGTTTTGCAGGTGCCATTTCTGATAGATAAAGTGGAACAGACTGCCAAGAAGAATCAACTATGAGACATGACAGAGTGaacagagaggaagagagagagaaggatgaCCAGTGAGCACTGTCACCTGATTTGCGAATCCAACGCCTACACCTAGCAATATACGGCCAATGATAAGCATGGAAACATCTTTGGCGGCACCATTGAGGATAGAGCGGACAAGAAAAACTGATCCTCCTAGAAGCATGGAGATTTTTCGTCCAAAAAGCCTAGTTACAGTAGAAGCAAAGAAGGAGGCTATCAATGCTGCTATGTAGAGGGAGGAGGTGAAGAGCTGCAGTATCTGGTTGTCGTATTTGCAGTACTGATTTTGACGAAGAGCTGAAGTTCTTGCTCCTTGTAAACCGAAGGAAAGAACTTCTTCAAGAAACTATCCATCGAGGTAACACCTCCTGCatcgatttgatttgatttgccATCATTCACCCTATAGAAGCTGAAACattaaagatttgaaaaacctTGATCTTGTGTACATCAACTTATCTTgctttttcttgttcttcttctgtTGGATGTATTTCTTCGCATATTTGTTGCTAGGTTGAGATATCGTAGAACTTAatgtgaagaaagaaatgatCATGCAGGGAGAATAAGAACCTGAGATTCCAATATCATAGCCAAAGATGAGGCCACCTGTGGCGGCAACCAAACATGTTACTATCACAAAAGTGGTAACATGACCTTCACAATTCCCGGTGACTCCTTCAGCAACAAGTCCTGCTGCCGGCATCCTTCGGATCTAGCCCAGTGCAAACAAACCACCTCTCTTTGTTTTGGGCGATTCTTTACCTTTACCTTTACCTTTGAATGATTCAGTTTACTATTTGGTTTTGTTTCCTTTCCTTCTTGCTGGGCTTGGTTGTCTCACTGAATTCCCTGTTTGTTCTGTTGCATCTTTGTGCTGATATCAGGCCTACAACAATGGGAGCATTTCTCTCAAAAATTGTTGCAAAAACAAGGTGCAGTGGAGATGTAGATCtctgtatgtgtgtgtgcatgttGGTAAGGTCTTGGCTAACCTTAAATCATGGGTTCATTTGGATGTGTTCTCTTCAAGGGGTTGGTGATGCATTTAAACTGCAAAATAGGAACCTTATTAATTTGGACCGCTAGTTATCAGTGGCCAATTTCAACTGCATTGTTGATATTGGAGAttcatacatgcatgcatacttacctacatatatatatataataattaaaataatatcaacaATTTTGCtgtaataatttttcttatggAAAACCCTTTTGTAACGACTAGTCCACAATCATTTTGTAACCATTATGTggttaaagaaattaattttaagataaaaattattttaaagttacaaaatataacttagtttaaaaataataaaataaaatgagtttaCACTCAAGAGCTAGTGTTGTTGGATTAGCAAGATTTGGTATGAGTTAAATAAAGTTaacttatttaatatatttaatgaagAGCAAATTAAGCTTgcaattgaattaaattgagttAAGCTTCACTGAGTTAAGAATAGGCATGTGAGCCAATATTTAGGTTTAAGCTTAGCTTGAGCTTGCCATCGGAGTgtttattaaaatttgttatcttgtttaaatttaatttattattttattatatgtacatacattattatgttaaatgattaaattaatatatatactaattttaaatatatttaatttaattatattattataataatttaaaagtttataattttatgttaaataatatatttataaaattataaataaatatattaatgtatttataaatgagattatttacgagttatttgtgaatttttaattgattatatttaCGAATCtctaatcaaatttattaatatttactAAACTTAAATCGAATATATTTGTGAGTTTTGACGAGTTGAAAATTGCTAAGTTCAATCTTGACCGGTTTATAAATTGAGTTTTAAAATAAGATTCAAActcaattcatttattttaatgaataaaGTCAAATTAACCTTTATCAAATTCAATACTAAATTATTTGTGAACGTCTCATTTTATAGGGTCAGGTTGACAGATAGACTTATAGAATGTGGGCGAGTTCTTTTATAGGGCCAGACATGTTGACAGATAGATTTACAGAATGAGAGTGAAAAGATTAAAATGCTCTctcatattatattaaaaaaaatgtaatacaatGTGTGGAcaaagatattttaatttttaaatcctTATTTTATAATTCTGTTTGTCTTTTGAGTAAATTGAGAGTATCaagggaaatttgcaaaaataggactgaCGGCGAAGAACTTTGTAAAAATaggactcttaatttttttttacaaaactaggacttttgagagttgaatgTATTAAAATGCTCCCAATTTAAATAAGTTTACGATccccttcgtcttcttcctctcgcaCGCACATTGTCAATCGTCCCGCCGATTAGAACATCTCTCTCGTTTGTCCTCTGTTTTAAACATCTAAAGTTGCTACTTATTCATCGATCTTTGCCTTCAAACCAATTGCAAGTAATTTAAGAATATCTGATATTTGTTAAAGATATCTGTTAAGGATATCGGTTATTGATATCTGTTAACCGATATCCGTTACCGATATCTATTAACCAATATCGTCGATATCTGTTAACCGATATCCGTTACCAATATCTATTAACCAATATCGGTATCTGTTAACGATATCCTTAACAGATATCTTTAACAAATATCATATATCCTTAACacttatttgttaaaaatatctGTCATGACCACGACAAGAAACTAAAACAGTCGTAGTGAATATATCAGTCACGACCGCAATCAACGATGGCATGGCCCTACTGTAAtcgtttttctcatttttttgtacATGGCCGCCATTTGTCTCTTTTCCTCTCCCATCAACGCAAATACAGACAGTAcatgtataatatatgatacataatggagagagaatgagagagaccCACATCTCTTGAATCATaaacaatatatacacatatatttaggTTATAGAGAAtggtaaaagaataaaaaaatgatagataaatatatatatatatgtactttatatatatagagtaatagagagagaatgaaaaagatcaattgaaaaagaagaaaacgaaGGTAATCGTATACTGATTTAAATCAGGGACATTTTAgttcattcaatttttaaaagtcttagttttaccaaaaaaaaaaaaaaattaagtatcctatttttgcaaagtaCTTCATCGGccgtcctatttttgcaaatttcccgaGTATCAATGATTAGAGGCAACTTTAAATTTTTCAGCGGAAAACTTTTGAGTGCGTGAAGAAGAAAGATTTATACAATGACGAACTCAGATGCTTAGTTCCCTGGTGGTTCCACAATGAAGAATAATCCTAACACCAGCATAAATTCCTCTTCGAAGCATTGTTTAATTCCTCTGATAGATAAATGCAAGAACATGCGAGAGCTCAAACAAATCCATGCTAAGATGATCATAGAAGACGGTTTCTCTCCTCATCGTCAGACTCCAATTGAAATCTCAAGGTTGGTCTCGTTTTGTGCAGTTTCTCCTCGTGGAAGCTTGGCCTACGCCAAAACAATCTTCACTCAGCAGCAAAACCCATCGGTTGAACTCTACAATTCTATCATTAGAGGATTCTCTTCTAGCAAACGCCCTCTTGAAGCAATTTTGTTGTACCAACAAATGCTTCGTTGTGACTTGCAGCCCAATAATTTCACCTACCCCTTTGTGATCAAAGCTTGCACCAAGGCGTCCATGGCTGAATTTGGAATTCTGGTTCATGCCCACGTTGTTAAACGCGGCTTGGAGCTTGACTCTTATGTTCAGAGTTCGTTGATTCATTTGTATGCAAGTAATAAGGATTTAAGTGCTGCAAAGCAGTTGTTTGATGTGTGTTCCGAACATGACTTTGCTTCTTTGAATTCAATGATTGATGGCTATGTTAAATCCGGAAAGATGAAGCTTGCACGATCTGTGTTTGACGGAATGGTAGTCCGTGATGTGATTTCTTGGAATATTATGATCAATGGTTATGGAATTCTTGGCAGAACAGAAGAAGCAAAGAGACTGTTTGATGAAATGCCTGAGAGGAATGTGGTCTCTTGGAACTCAATGTTGGCTTGTTATGTTAAATGTGGGAACGTGGAGGATGCTTCTCTCATCTTCTCTAGGATGCCTCGTAGAGATGTTGTGTCTTGGAATGCCATGTTGACTTGTTATGCACATTGTGGGAAGTCAAATGAAGCTCTTgctttatttgatgaaatgaAAGCCTTGGGCATAAACCCGACTGAAGCAACGATGGTCAGCCTATTGTCAGCATGTGGTCATTTGGGTACTCTGAATCAAGGTCTGCTTTTTCATTCTTATATTAATGATCACAAAATTGAGATCAATTCAATAGTTGGCACTGCCTTGGTAGACATGTATGCTAAATGTGGCAGCATTTCTCGTGCTTGTGAAGTTTTCTATTCAATGGAGGACAAAGATGTTCTTGCTTGGAACACCATTATAACTGGGATGGCCATGCATGGTAATGCTAAAGAGGCACTAAAGCTTTTTGAGAAGATGCAAAAGGAAGGTGTGGCACCAAATGATATAACTTTTGTAGCCGTTCTTGGTGCTTGTCGTCATGCTGGGATGATAGAGGAAGGTAGGAGACTGTTGGCTTGCATGAGCAGCTCTTATCAGATTGAACCCAAGATGGAACATTATGGCTGTACCATTGACCTTCTTGCTCGGTGCGGGCAATTGGAGGAAGCCATCGAGCTCATTCAGACAATGCCCATGAAGCCTAACGCTAGTGTTTGGGGAGCTTTGCTTGGAGGATGCAGGACTTATGAAAATGCTAAGGTGGGTGAAAGAGTGGGGAGACACTTGATCAATCTGCAACCCGAACATAGTGGACGGTATCATTTCTTCTCTTATGAACAGGacaatattttttgatataccAAACTAAAAATTTCCTGTTATATTTGGACAATCCTCAAGTGGACTTCAGAGAACCCTCCCTGTGTTTGTTAAATAATCTACGCATGACCTTACGTCTTGTGCAGCACTCTACCTAATTTTTATTATAGTACTAGGCCTTTAGGGTTCTGGTCTTTAAATAGGACGTGGATTTCCTTCTTGTCATTCTACTTCATTTCCAGCATACAAAAGAAACTACTGTACTTTTAACCTCGGTAAGACGGAACAAATTGGGATGGCCGCGTACCGCCAGGTCTCTCTACTCAACAAACTTTTATTCCGCCCtatgaaattaatttctttctttttaacctTGTTCATACATTTTCACTTCCAACCTCAACCTTATGAAGTCAAAACAACCCAACTGGAATAAATTTTCCTGggcacatttttattttaactgcTACCACCTACTTATTACTGCTTCCTGCTTGCTAATTGCTGTTATCAACCTAATCTCATTAGGAAAAAGTTAAAAGGTtcttaaattatcaaaataagcTGTCTAAACTTTTTCTCATGTGTGGATTAAATTCTATCAGAATCATGCAAAACTATAAGGttcatcttttaaattttactatCAATTACTTCACAGATGAGTGATAAAGTTCTCATTTGAAAAATGACCAGCTCATGGTGAGGAACAGAACAGTCATAAAATGGTTCTGCTAAATCAAGCCAGAGAAAGGGATTCAATTGTTTTCTGCAAAGACCTGGGGAATGTGAGATTCAAAAATTACGAaggcatttaattaaattacctgtatgaaattattttctagaaaaataattGGTTGAGGTACTATATatgcaatcatttcaaaatcttaTCCATTTTTGCTCAAGATTAATTCTTTATTAAGCATAAGTAATGGCGGATCACATCCAGCTTGACTCAACTGATTGTCTAGGTTATAGGTTCATGCCTATTTATATGTGATTAACGTTGTGCCaacttattatttataatattttcgtCTGTAGCTATATCCTTCTCTCAAATATATATGCTGCTGCAAGGCGATGGGAGGATGCAAGAAAAGTGAGGAACCTTATGAAAGTTAAAGGTGTTTCCAAGGTACCAGGAGTAAGTGTCATAGAATTAAAAGGAATCATTCACCGATTTGTTGCTGGTGATCTGTCCCACCCTGagtcaaataatatttatgagaAGTTGTTGGAGATATCATCACGTCTGAAGACTGCAAGTGGATTCTCACCAGATACAGGCCAAGTTTTGCTTGacatagaagaagaagataaagagcAGAGATTGTCAGTTCATAGTGAGAAACTTGCCATTGCTTATGGATTCCTACATCTGGGTCCTGAGGAAACCATCAGAATTGTAAAAAACCTGAGAGTTTGCAGAGACTGTCATCATGTCACAAAGCTAATATCAAGTGTTTATGGTCGACAAATCATTGTAAGAGACAGGAACCGCTTTCACCACTTCAAAGATGGCGAATGTTCTTGCCTAGATTTTTGGTAGATCTATGGTGATGTACAGgtgttaaaaattcttttgtttgTCACTTTGGGGTAAAGTTGGCCCCATCTGATACTAGAACAGGTACTGTTGATCAGAAAGTTTGAGTGGGGCTCTAACCCCCAGGACTGTTTGGATTTCTATTAGTAAAGGCATTTATTCATTTGACAGTTGATCCCAAACTGCAATGAGAGTCTAATGCAGTGGAGAAAGAGGAGGGCAACATCATTTGTATGGCACCAGATTTGGAGGAACTCAAGGAAGACAAAAGCACAgccaaaaaaagaagataattgTTTTGAAAGACCTGCAAGAATGCAATGCCTCCTGGAGGACGTCCACTATGGGAAATTAATATCAGGTCTTCTCTACCTTATTTGCAAAGAAGGTATTAGTTGGTGCGGCCTGTCTTGTATTTGTGTCAATACGTCAGAACAGGTTGGTCTAACATCAGAATTGCAATGTAATTGATTATTTCAGTTTTGCTGCCTTTATCAATGGCTAGCAATTAGATTTTGTACATCTCTAAAACGCAAGGGACTGACTTCTTCATTGCTAGTCTTTTTATGTCGGAATGTATGAATAAAGGAATGACTGTCTTTTGAGGGTAGAAGGTCTGGATGATTTAATGTCATTATGGTGAACAAGGATGCTGCTAATGACCCCTAAATAGTCAGATCAATAAAGTTACGGGTCAGCCACAGCTACATTGGCTAATCTAGTGCTGTTTAACCTGTAGTTTCTAGCAGAATATTGTTTATTCTAAGTAAATTTGGATTCCTTTTATTTATCTCCAATCTAGTCTACTCTTCCACTAGAATCAGGGACTTTGTTGTTTGGCATGCCATATAGTTTGGAGGGGATGTTCTACACTGGGAGAAGCAGTTGCTATTAGAGAGATGGCTTGTAAAGAGTCTGGGTATGCTTCAAGTTAATTTGGAATGAGACTTCTAGCTTGGTCAAGTGTTCCTTATGCTATTTCAACAATATCATTGTGAAGCCTTGCGAGGAATACTGAGGAACAAGGGCATTGAACCCAGACAAGCAAGTGGATGGGTTCTGGGTTTTAATGAAGACACAACAACCCAATTGCCTAACATTGCGAAGCTTTATGGTTTCTATTCACACCTGTGACATTAATGGAGACAGCAACATCAATCGTTGTGAAACTTTACGATTTATGTTCACATCTGCAACACTTCATCTTAGCGTGAGAAACAACCAAACAGTTCTGAATGAATTGAGAGGGTTGAAGCCACTGAAGCGCAGTGAATGCTTTCTGTTATATGCACCATGACTGTTCTCCCCAAATTGGACGTCCTGGGATATGCTTCACCGGGTATATTTATCTTTCTAGGAACAGGACTTTCTGTATGCTagccatgcatatatatatatatatatatcatctaaaTGGGATCATAATTAATATGGACATAACCTTTTCTTTGCAGTCTTCATTAGGTGAATGTTATGGGAAAATACTCAACAATATGTCTTTAACTTGTgcatggaatttttgaaaagcCAATATGCTAGTAACTCATCCCTGGCCTAGCTTAGTTGTATGAAGATCGGTTGTGATATAAATTTGAAGCTTTTGAAGCTGGTCAGAACCAAAGGGAGTAAGTGATCCCACTCCATTTGAGTCCCCCGTGGGTACTTGGCCTCCCTAAGGGTACTTTTACCATGCCATGTATGTAAGAGTGCTTtaactcaatttattttctttctgtcttcatcttcatcagtTATGATCagtttcttccttcttcttcttcttcttccctcttttTTTCTGTGTACTTTTCTGTCTTCATGAGCTAACATTTGCTTGTTTGCAGGCTACTCCACACTGATAGTGATGGAGGGTAGGGAAGCATGTATTTTGGAACATGTTAATCATATTATTCTAGatgtaaatatagaaattagcatattttgtttatttcttttctagtcaatcttttatatgtttttgttattaAGAATCCTAATTAGGGAATTAGTGGAGATTTTCTAAAGATAAttagctttttatttttaataattgtgttTGAATAGCCAAATTGCTATCTAACTTTAAAGCCATGGAACCAATACATGAAAAGTTATGAAGCTTAGCTTAAAGATGCGaaatgggttgggttgggttgccTACTACTTATCTTAATTCAAATCAAACATATAGGAGCATGTCCGGCTATGGGTATGTGACTCATGACCTCGCATGACATAACCCATCATTTTGGCATGACAGACTTATGGGCCAACTCATGGCACAAACCCAGCACGACTCATTTGGCTCGtttgaagaatattttttaaaaaataaaaaatttaaatatttttttatgataatttaaattttaaaattaatatcatattcAACCCCAACTACTCTCGAGCCAGCCTTGTGAGTCGTTTTTGCAGGCACTTTTAATACAAGAGATGTTAATGAGGTTGAACCATTCAAAATCAATAAGTATTACTATTGGTTgtgattaaaattattataagtaaGTCTAAGATTAcaatttggatttcaaaattgaaaaaatatgaaCTTTCAAAATGGttaaaagtttatttaaatttttgtaaataaattgttATGTGCATTTTCTGCACTACTCTTTATGGGCTGGACTTGATCCAGCGGGTCGGTTCAATCGCCTCAAAATCTAGTAGGCCAAGCCGAGCTCGTTAGAGTAGGCTCACACGTTGCTGAAATTCAAGCTCAGGTTGGGGAACTAAGCTAGCTCCAAGCAAGCTTCTAGTAAGCTCCCAACAATATATCCAATGAGTTTCCAACAATGTTCCTAGCTCGCTAATTGAATCGTTCAATTCGCTGGTCTAAAAATCCTATAACTCGCATAGATGGCAAAACGGTTGGACAATCGGAGGCAGAAACCCACTTACTTTATCTGAGTCGAGCCATATCCCTAGTAATGAGGATTCTACTCTCGATTTTATGTAGATGATAAGGACTATCTGTCCCCCATTATCtcctttatatttttatattttatgcaaattgtaaacacccctcgTTATAAATGGGGGTCACAAATATCATTAAAGAGGGAGACAAGAAGAATAATCAGAGtacagtcgtggagtaggcatcgt from Diospyros lotus cultivar Yz01 chromosome 9, ASM1463336v1, whole genome shotgun sequence encodes the following:
- the LOC127810155 gene encoding pentatricopeptide repeat-containing protein At1g08070, chloroplastic-like isoform X1 → MKNNPNTSINSSSKHCLIPLIDKCKNMRELKQIHAKMIIEDGFSPHRQTPIEISRLVSFCAVSPRGSLAYAKTIFTQQQNPSVELYNSIIRGFSSSKRPLEAILLYQQMLRCDLQPNNFTYPFVIKACTKASMAEFGILVHAHVVKRGLELDSYVQSSLIHLYASNKDLSAAKQLFDVCSEHDFASLNSMIDGYVKSGKMKLARSVFDGMVVRDVISWNIMINGYGILGRTEEAKRLFDEMPERNVVSWNSMLACYVKCGNVEDASLIFSRMPRRDVVSWNAMLTCYAHCGKSNEALALFDEMKALGINPTEATMVSLLSACGHLGTLNQGLLFHSYINDHKIEINSIVGTALVDMYAKCGSISRACEVFYSMEDKDVLAWNTIITGMAMHGNAKEALKLFEKMQKEGVAPNDITFVAVLGACRHAGMIEEGRRLLACMSSSYQIEPKMEHYGCTIDLLARCGQLEEAIELIQTMPMKPNASVWGALLGGCRTYENAKVGERVGRHLINLQPEHSGRYILLSNIYAAARRWEDARKVRNLMKVKGVSKVPGVSVIELKGIIHRFVAGDLSHPESNNIYEKLLEISSRLKTASGFSPDTGQVLLDIEEEDKEQRLSVHSEKLAIAYGFLHLGPEETIRIVKNLRVCRDCHHVTKLISSVYGRQIIVRDRNRFHHFKDGECSCLDFW
- the LOC127810155 gene encoding pentatricopeptide repeat-containing protein At1g08070, chloroplastic-like isoform X2; this encodes MKNNPNTSINSSSKHCLIPLIDKCKNMRELKQIHAKMIIEDGFSPHRQTPIEISRLVSFCAVSPRGSLAYAKTIFTQQQNPSVELYNSIIRGFSSSKRPLEAILLYQQMLRCDLQPNNFTYPFVIKACTKASMAEFGILVHAHVVKRGLELDSYVQSSLIHLYASNKDLSAAKQLFDVCSEHDFASLNSMIDGYVKSGKMKLARSVFDGMVVRDVISWNIMINGYGILGRTEEAKRLFDEMPERNVVSWNSMLACYVKCGNVEDASLIFSRMPRRDVVSWNAMLTCYAHCGKSNEALALFDEMKALGINPTEATMVSLLSACGHLGTLNQVFYSMEDKDVLAWNTIITGMAMHGNAKEALKLFEKMQKEGVAPNDITFVAVLGACRHAGMIEEGRRLLACMSSSYQIEPKMEHYGCTIDLLARCGQLEEAIELIQTMPMKPNASVWGALLGGCRTYENAKVGERVGRHLINLQPEHSGRYILLSNIYAAARRWEDARKVRNLMKVKGVSKVPGVSVIELKGIIHRFVAGDLSHPESNNIYEKLLEISSRLKTASGFSPDTGQVLLDIEEEDKEQRLSVHSEKLAIAYGFLHLGPEETIRIVKNLRVCRDCHHVTKLISSVYGRQIIVRDRNRFHHFKDGECSCLDFW
- the LOC127810155 gene encoding pentatricopeptide repeat-containing protein At1g08070, chloroplastic-like isoform X3; this translates as MLRCDLQPNNFTYPFVIKACTKASMAEFGILVHAHVVKRGLELDSYVQSSLIHLYASNKDLSAAKQLFDVCSEHDFASLNSMIDGYVKSGKMKLARSVFDGMVVRDVISWNIMINGYGILGRTEEAKRLFDEMPERNVVSWNSMLACYVKCGNVEDASLIFSRMPRRDVVSWNAMLTCYAHCGKSNEALALFDEMKALGINPTEATMVSLLSACGHLGTLNQGLLFHSYINDHKIEINSIVGTALVDMYAKCGSISRACEVFYSMEDKDVLAWNTIITGMAMHGNAKEALKLFEKMQKEGVAPNDITFVAVLGACRHAGMIEEGRRLLACMSSSYQIEPKMEHYGCTIDLLARCGQLEEAIELIQTMPMKPNASVWGALLGGCRTYENAKVGERVGRHLINLQPEHSGRYILLSNIYAAARRWEDARKVRNLMKVKGVSKVPGVSVIELKGIIHRFVAGDLSHPESNNIYEKLLEISSRLKTASGFSPDTGQVLLDIEEEDKEQRLSVHSEKLAIAYGFLHLGPEETIRIVKNLRVCRDCHHVTKLISSVYGRQIIVRDRNRFHHFKDGECSCLDFW
- the LOC127810155 gene encoding pentatricopeptide repeat-containing protein At3g29230-like isoform X4 — translated: MKNNPNTSINSSSKHCLIPLIDKCKNMRELKQIHAKMIIEDGFSPHRQTPIEISRLVSFCAVSPRGSLAYAKTIFTQQQNPSVELYNSIIRGFSSSKRPLEAILLYQQMLRCDLQPNNFTYPFVIKACTKASMAEFGILVHAHVVKRGLELDSYVQSSLIHLYASNKDLSAAKQLFDVCSEHDFASLNSMIDGYVKSGKMKLARSVFDGMVVRDVISWNIMINGYGILGRTEEAKRLFDEMPERNVVSWNSMLACYVKCGNVEDASLIFSRMPRRDVVSWNAMLTCYAHCGKSNEALALFDEMKALGINPTEATMVSLLSACGHLGTLNQGLLFHSYINDHKIEINSIVGTALVDMYAKCGSISRACEVFYSMEDKDVLAWNTIITGMAMHGNAKEALKLFEKMQKEGVAPNDITFVAVLGACRHAGMIEEGRRLLACMSSSYQIEPKMEHYGCTIDLLARCGQLEEAIELIQTMPMKPNASVWGALLGGCRTYENAKLYPSLKYICCCKAMGGCKKSEEPYES